The following coding sequences are from one Musa acuminata AAA Group cultivar baxijiao chromosome BXJ1-6, Cavendish_Baxijiao_AAA, whole genome shotgun sequence window:
- the LOC135677737 gene encoding uclacyanin-3-like, protein MAAMLRAVMAIVTVAAISAIAMGANYDVGGPAGSWDLATNYTQWVSGKAFRVGDTLTFKYASSHDVLEVSSAAYSSCTTSNPISTCTGGNTVVTLNSTGSRYFICGILGHCAGGMKLQIDVASPTSTPPPSPSSTPRSPVAPSPRSPSALPPSSSTPGSVPPPSAPTTSPPTPSSACLQAKAALGLGSGFVMLLLIAL, encoded by the exons ATGGCTGCAATGCTGAGAGCTGTAATGGCGATAGTGACGGTGGCAGCCATCTCTGCGATTGCCATGGGCGCCAACTACGACGTCGGCGGCCCCGCCGGCTCTTGGGATCTCGCCACTAACTACACGCAGTGGGTCTCCGGCAAGGCATTCCGCGTGGGTGACACACTGA CATTCAAGTATGCGTCGAGCCATGACGTGTTGGAGGTGTCGAGCGCCGCCTACAGCTCGTGCACGACGAGCAACCCCATATCGACGTGCACCGGCGGCAACACCGTCGTCACTCTCAACAGCACCGGCTCCAGGTACTTCATCTGCGGAATTCTCGGACACTGCGCTGGTGGCATGAAGCTCCAGATCGACGTCGCCTCCCCGACCTcaactcctcctccttctccctccTCCACCCCCCGCTCCCCTGTTGCTCCCTCCCCGCGCTCGCCTTCTGCGCTTCCGCCGTCATCTTCGACCCCAGGCTCCGTCCCTCCGCCGTCTGCCCCCACAACGTCGCCGCCGACGCCGAGCAGCGCTTGCCTGCAGGCGAAGGCTGCTCTCGGACTCGGTTCGGGATTCGTCATGCTGTTGCTTATCGCCCTGTGA